The stretch of DNA CAGTGAAATCATTTTGATGACGATGCATAAAACTATCAAGCTCGCTCGGATCTGTCAATAATGTAGTATATAAAAAATAAAAAATTAGGCGGCCGGCTTCTCTTTTGCGGGTTTTTTATGTGCAAAAATTCTGGCGCCGATAATACTGATTTCGTAAAGGAGCATGAGGGGGAGCGCCATCATGACTTGTGTTACCACATCCGGCGGGGTTAATATGGCAGCCGCCACAAAAAACAACAGGATGGCGTACTTTCTGTTTTTTTTCAGAAAGTCAACCGTAACAAGCCCCATCCGGGATAGAAACGTGATGACCAGCGGCAGTTCAAATACAAGCCCGAAGGCCAGCAGCAATTTGGAGGAAAAGCTTAAGTATTCCCGCATGGCAGGCAGTGGTTTGATGGTATCGGTTGCAAATCCCAAAAAAAATTTAAATCCGAGCGGGAAAACGATGAAATAGCCGAACAGCGCACCGCCGATAAAAAAAAAGGAAGACAGAAAAACGATCGGCAGGAGCAGATGTCGTTCATTTTTATAGAGACCGGGGGCGACAAACATCCAGAATTGGTACAAAATAACCGGCGCTGACAGTATCAGGCCGAACAGAAAAGAGACTTTTAAGTATGTGAAAAATGCTTCAGGCAGGCCGGTAAAGATAAGTTTATCACCGGGCTGCATGACGGAAATCAGCGGACGGGTTAAAATATAAAAAAGTTTTTCCTTAAACCCGTAGGAAATTAAAAAACCGATTCCCACTGCCGCAAAGCAGGTAATCAGTCTTTTTCTAAGTTCATCCAGGTGTGCCGTAAAAGGAAGCTTGTCATCATCTTTCATTGCCGGGCTTACCTTCCATGGCGCTGTTGTCTGTTTCGGTTTTTACCACTCCCGCATCGGTTGGGTCATTCGGGATGGAGTCTGCTTTTTCTTCGGTGATTTTTTTATCCTGAATGGCGTCAGGCGCCGGTGAAACAGTATTTTGATCCGGGGTTCCGGTGAAATCAACAGACTCCCTGACATCGGAATCGATGTCATCGAAGGTTCTTTTAACATCATGAAGATCATCGTTAATATCGATGGACTGTTTTAACTCTGAGGTTGCCCGCTTGAATTCTCCAAAGGCACGGCCGATGGACTTTGCAAGATCGGGCAGCTTTTTAGGGCCGATGACAATGAGCGCAATAGCCAGTATTAAAAGCATTTCAGGCATTCCGATGCCAAACATATAGAGCTCCTGATAATCAATATTTGTCCGGCCGATGGATATGCGATAGCCGGGGATACGACTCCGATGCGGCAGATTTTTTTCAAGCCTTAATAAAATGTAAGAATCGTTCTAACCAAGCTGATTTAGTACTTACTTTAACCAGCGGTGTCAAGCATTACGAACCGGTATGTTATTCATCCGGTTTCAGTACAATAAAATAAAGGCTGCCGGAATGTTGCAAATGTCCTGCGGCAAGTTCGGCGTAGGGGCCGTTTCCCCAGAACAGGTCGACATGCCCCGGACCACGGATGGCACCGCCGGTGTCCTGGCTGACAACAAAACGAGTGAAGTCCGTCCAGCTGTGAATCTCTCCGTTGTCATTGAGAACCGGCTTCTGGGTTTCAATGAATACAAGGGCGGGGAGAGGAAAAAGGCGGTAGTCCACGGCGAGGGATCTTGCCGGTGTCAGTTTGACATTTAGAGAGCCGATGGGGCCGTCTTCTTCTATTTTAAAAAAAACATAGCTGGGGTTGTAGTTTAAGACCGCTTCCACTTCTTCGGGGTGTTGGTGCAGATAAGCGCGTATCTTTTGCACCGACATCTGTGATTTTTCAATTTTACCCGTATCGATGAGTAGCTTTCCGATAGCTTTATATGGCCGCCCGTTGGTGCCATGATAGTGAACGTTGATGGAGCGGCCATCAGCAAGAAGGATTTTACCCGATCCCTGGATATGGAGAATAAACAGATCGACCGGATCTTTCACCCATGCCACATGCGAAGCATTCCCTTCGAGCAGATGTTGCCGGTCAATTTCGTTGCGGTCATAATAGGGTATAACGGTTTGACCTGTGTATCGGCCGGTTATTTTTTCCCCCTTGTATTTTGTTGAAAACAAGGAAAGATCAATGGTCAGCAGGTCGTCGGGCCGGGCGTATAACGGGTATTTGAATTCATCGCTTTGGCTGAGGCTTCCTTGAAGAGACGGTTCATAATATCCCGTAAAAAGCACATCGCCTGAATCGTCGGAACCGACAGATTGATACACAACGCAATTCTTTTTGATAAATTTTTTAAGAATTTCAGCCGACGGTTTGTTTTCGATAACTTCCTGAAATAATTTAAATGATCGAATCAAATGGTCGGCACGATACATGTCTGTGCCGAACTGAAATTCCCTGTCCGGCGGCACTTTTTCCAGATAGGAAATGCTCAGTAAAATGACGTCCGTCATCCCTTGATAGTCCAGGTCGTCCATAAACGCAGGGAATGCAGAGGATTTGAGGCGCTTCATGGCGTTTTCCCTGGTGACCGGAGCTTCTTTTTTCAAAAGCGCACATCCGGCAACCAGCTGTAAAAAAAACAGGGCGATCAGGAGAATACACGTTTTATGAGAGGATGGCGTTCGTTCTGCAGGCAACATGGTCTGTTTTTTAATTTTCAAATTTTATATAGGGGTTTTTTGAAAGCGCTTCACGCTTCCGAGCGTTTTTATAACAAATGTCAGAAACCGTTCCGGTTTAAATTTTCAGGAAATCCGCTTATGGACTCTCCTTTCATCCGAAACAGATTTTTGACACGTATTATGGACAAATGAATCAATACTGCCCGCCAAAAAGATTAAAAACGGCTTTATTCAAGCGCTGAAAATATTAAAAAATTTAAACAGGTTTTTTTCTAACAAAAGCCCCGCTTTTTCCACCGGATTTTTCTAATAATAAAATATCGGAAATGGTCATTTTTTTATCATGGGACTTACACATGTCGTAGATGGTCAGGGCGGCAACCGAAACTGCAGTCAAGGCTTCCATTTCAACGCCAGTCTGTCCCAAAACACGCATGGACGCTTCGATCCGGATGGCGCTTTTTAGGATATCCGGAAAGAAATCAATCACGGCATGGGTAATATTGAGGGGATGGCACATGGGGATAAGATCCGATGTTTTCTTAGCTGCCATGATGCCGGCTATTCGGGCGGTTTCAAGAACATTTCCCTTTTTGACGGCCTGATTTTGGATCAATTCAAAAGTTGGCGGGCTCATGGATATCACAGCCTGTGCTGTGGCTACTCGCAATGTCGCCCCTTTGTCGGTGACATCCACCATGCGGACGCTTCCTTTTTCATCTATATGGGAAAAAGTAGACATGGTCACTCCTTTGAAATTAAATCTATTGCGTCAAACCGATCGCAAAGGGCTTCGGCTTTTTCCAGATCTTCCGGGGAATTGATATTCATGAAAGAAATAAGTTCCGGATCTTTTTCGCGCAGTATTTTTTCGGGTATTTTCTTTATGCGGTTTTTCTTAAATACCAATTGGATTTTTAGCTTCTCCTGGGCCAGGTGCTGCTCAATTCTGTCCAGGCTCCTTTTCGCATATACCGCGCAAAGGGGTTCCATGCCGGCTGAAATTTCAGGAATAATCGCATCGCAACCCGGCGCGATACCGTCGATAATCGTTTCGATCAATTCTTTTTTTAAAAAAGGGGTATCGCAGGCTGCAAAAAAGACATGCGGGTTTGACGCATAAAAAAGACCGGCATGAATTCCGGTTAAGGAACTCCGGAGCGGATAAAGATCCGATACGATATTTAAATCCCATTCCAGATATCGGGTCGGGCTGTTGCTGACGAGAAAGATTTCATCAAAAAGCTGGATAAATACTTCATAAATTCGATCTAGAATTCGCTTTTGGCCGACAGAGATCAGGGCCTTGTCACGGCCTGAAAACCGGGTGTTGAGACCTCCGGCCAATATTACCCCGCTGCATGGTGGCTTCATATGGAGACGGTTTCTGTTTGCTTGCTGGACAAATTATTAAAATATTCAAAAAAGTTGGCTGTTTAAAATGGTTAAAACATCATAAATTTACTTTTACCATAGGCAAGTTACGGACTAAAATCAAGGTAATTTAAAAGGTTTAGGTTGTCTGGCGCCGGTTGCAATGATATAAAACTTGAAGAAAATCCGGGAAATGATATAAAGCAAACTGAAAAAGGCGATAGCAATCCGCAAACCGACTGAAACACTTTTGACGTCGGCTAATTTGAAAAGCGATAAGGCAGGAAAGAATGAGTAGAAACAGTATCCTATTGGATGCGGCCGATATCAACCGTATATTGACCCGAATGACACATGAAATCCTCGAAGTGCATAGGGGCGCCGCAAACCTCTCACTGATCGGAATCCAAACCAGAGGTGTTTATCTGGCCGGACGAATTCAGAAAAAGATACGTGAGATCGAAGGGGTTGAAATTCCAACCGGCAACATGGATATTACCCTTTACAGAGATGACTGGACCCGGATTGGCCCCCACCCGATTGTGCAGGCAACCGAAATATTATTTTCAGTTGATGGCCGGCAGATCATTTTAATTGACGATGTCCTTTTTACCGGTCGCACCACCCGGGCGGCAATGGACGCCGTGATTGATTTCGGCAGGCCGGACAGGATTGAACTTGCCGTACTGGTGGATCGGGGGTATCGGGAGCTTCCGGTCCAGGCTAATTATGCGGGAAAATTTATCGAAACCCAACGGACAGATACCATCAATGTGCTACTTTCGGAATATGATGGGGAAGACCGGGTAGTGATCGAAAGATCCGGGTCGGAGTGATCGCAACAGAACGCTGTTTGGCACCCCTTTGGGCTGAACCGCAACAGCGAACGCATTTCCTGTCCCGCCGAGGCGGAACAGCAGGGTTCTTCAATTCCTGTATCATACCGTTTGCCGTGCATGTCTCGACAAAAGCGGGACGTCTGCCTTAAGCTGAAAAAAGAACGTTTTACAAGGGTAGCCGCCGGAGAAAATAATGGGTACTAAAGAACATAAGGCAAAGGTTCCAAAAAACATCCGGGTGGGTGTGATTACGGTTTCCAGCACGCGATCATTATCTGACGACAAAAGCGGGCAATGGATCAGCAAACAGGCCCGCAAGGAAGGCAACGAGGTGGTTTTGCATCAGGTGATACCGGACGAGGCCGTAACCATCTCCCGCACGGTCGTCAACGCCATTCGGGATCATGCCCCCCAGGTTCTAATTTTGACAGGCGGCACCGGAATCAGCACCCAGGATGTCACCATTGAAGCTGTGCGGCCGTTTTTTGACAAAGAACTGACGGCCTTTGGGACCCTGTTTACGCTGCTCAGTTTTGAAGAGATCGATTCCGCCGCCATTTTGTCCCGTGCAACCGCTGGCCTGGTCGGCAAAACCGTCATTTTCTGCATGCCGGGCAGTTTGAAAGCGTGCAAGCTGGCCTGTAAAAATCTCATATTTCCTGAGCTGGGTCATCTGGTTAAGCATGTGGAGCAAGGGTAGATTCAAAATTACAAAGTCCAAAGATCAAATTCCAAAAAAATCTCAATAGATAATCATCAAAACTTTTTAGACGAACCGGTTTTAAAAATTCGAATTTTTATGATCGGAACTTGTTTGGGATTTGGCATTTGAGATTTGTAGTTTCAATACAGGAGCGAAATTCCACGAAAGCAGATTCTCCGACGGCACAACTTATAATGGGCTCTCTCACCCCGGGATTTTAATCGCCGGAGAAATAATCTTTCAGCTCTTCGCCCCAGGCTTCGTCAATAAATTCTACGCCCAAATAATCATTCTCGATTTTTTTTACGACGCCTTCTTTGTCTACAAACGACTTCCTGGCGTTGTCCAGATTGAACTTCAGCTGCAGCTTATCACCCTTATTGATGGACTGTTTGGTGGACAATACCAGCCCGACGCCTGACTTGGATATGTTTTTAACGGTGATGAGACCCCTGATTTCCCGCTGGTTGTGAAAATAGGCGCCGGTGACAGTGACGCTTCTTCTTAAGCCCTTGCGCCTTTCCTGGATCACTGGAAAGACATGACCACAGGGGCATTTGCATTTCAGCTGAATCCGTTTGTTGGTGTCTTTAAAGCCGGATAAATCCTTTGTCCAGGATTTTGAACATTTCGGGCATTTAAAGGTTGCATGGTTCTGGTCATCTAAAAAAATTTTTTCCGTCATTTTCGTCTGTTAGCCCTTTCACTCGGCTGAAGCGTTCATTATGAATGGTCTCTATGGGATGTTGTGGAACAATCGTCGCTCTCTGCCGGGGCGACGGCATCGGCCTCACGGCCAGCCCCTTCAGTTTCATTCCAGCCCCCACCGTTCTTTCGGCTAAACCAGATCGGACATGCTGTTCGAAATTTACAATAAATTTCTGGGTTTCTACAAAATAAACATTCTTCGCAAAGATAAACATTATCTTTCATGCATACCATGCTGGTTTCGATTTCAGGATTGCACAAACATTTTCCCATATATTATCCTTAGCGAACTTATATAGCGGTTGTCAAAAAAACGTTCCTTTATCCCAACGTTTTTTTCTACAACCGCTTATACCGCAATTCATAGTTTCGGAACTTTATTATGGAAAGCGGTATAATAAAGATTGTTCAATATACAGTGATCTGTTATAAATTTCAATCGTTGAAATGTCAAATCCGTTCAACCGGCGAACCGATGTAATCCTTGATTCTGTTAGGCAACAGAGAGGAGGCGGGATGCTTGCCAAGGTTTTGAGCAGTGCCGTTTTGGGGATTGATGCGTATCTGGTCGAGGTCGAGGTTGATATCTCCCAGGGGCTGCCCACCTTTACGACGGTAGGCCTTCCGGAAGCGTCCGTTAAAGAGAGCAAAGAGCGGGTAAAATCCGCCATAAAAAATTCCGGATTCCGGTTTCCGGATGACCGGATTACGGTCAACCTGGCGCCGGCCGATATCAAGAAAGAAGGCACCGGATTTGATTTACCGATGGCCTTGGGAATTTTGGCCGCCACCCGCATCATACCCCAGGAGATCATCTCCAAATTTCTCATCATGGGCGAACTCTCCCTGGACGGCCGCATTAAACCGGTCAGGGGCTCGCTTCCCATGGCGTTGGCGGCCAAGCAGGCCGGCTACACGGGGATTATCGTCCCGGCGGAAAACGGACGGGAGGCAGCGATTGTCGCGGGCATTTCCGTCCTGCCGGCCAGGACCCTGCCGGAAGTGGTTGACTATTTTCGCGGGTTTAAACAGATTCCACCGGAAGAGACGGACGTTGCGGCCATATTTAGCCGGCAGGATGAATCCGACCTGGATTTTGCCGAGGTGATGGGACAGGATCACGTCAAGCGGTCCCTGGAAGTCGCGGCTGCCGGCGGTCATAACCTGATCATGATCGGACCGCCCGGTTCAGGCAAGACCATGCTGGCAAAGCGACTGCCGACGATCCTGCCGCCATTGACATTTGATGAGGCGATTGAAACAACCAAAATATACAGTGTGGTGGGATTGTTGTCCAGGGATCAGGCCCTGGTCACCAAACGGCCCTTTCGTTCACCCCATCACACCATCTCCGATGCCGGCTTAATCGGCGGCGGCCATATTCCCAGACCGGGCGAGGTGAGCCTGGCCCACAATGGCGTCCTTTTTCTGGATGAGCTGTCTGAGTTTAAAAAACCGGTTCTGGAAGTGTTGCGACAGCCTCTGGAAGACCTAAAGGTAACCATTTCCCGGGCCGCCTCCAGCATTACCTACCCCGCCAGCTTCATGCTGGTGGCAGCCATGAATCCCTGTCCGTGCGGTTATTTGTCAGACCCCAAGCACGAATGCAGCTGCACCTATCAGCAGATCCGTCGCTATCGGTCAAAAATTTCCGGCCCGCTGATCGACCGCATCGATATCCATGTGGAAGTGCCGGCGGTTCCCTATAAGGATCTCAGAGGTGAAGCCGGGGCAGAGCCGTCCGCCCTTATCCGGCAGCGGGTCAATGCCGCCCGCCAGCGCCAGTCCGAGCGGTTTGCCCGCACCCGGATTTACTGTAACGCCCAAATGAGCAGCCGCCAGATCAAGCGGTATTGCCCCATAGATGCGGCCAGCAGCGACCTGCTGGAATCGGCCATCGACAAGCTGGGGCTTTCCGCCAGAGCCTTTAACCGCATCCTCAAGATCGCGCGCACGATTGCAGATCTTGACGGTGGCGAACAAATCACTTCTGATCATGTGGGTGAAGCCATCCAGTACCGCAGCCTGGATCGGGGTAAACTTTTTATCTGAAAAGGAAATCAAATGAAATATCAGACGGGATATTTATTTATCCGACTGCATCGGTGAGTTATATCTTTGCCTATAACCTTGGCGTCTTTTCCCGGCACATTATACATACTGAAAACATCGGGCCACGTTGTGACAATCTCATGAACTTCCTTAATTATATCCAGGGCCTGTTGCCTCCTTTTTATCCCGAAGTGTTTGGCCTCTGCCAGAAGTGTTTTCAGACCTGCCGGTCTGTTATCCAGTCCGATGCGCAGCACATGTTCCTGGTTGAAACCAATGTTCGGCACCAGGTCAAAAGCCGGACTTAATCTCCAGCCTTCATCATCGTGCAGCATCAGGAAATTTTTCAGGTGGTCATCGGTGTTGCCAATCATCACATTGAACAGCAGCTGCCTGTAAAGCCTCTGGAGATCCGGCCCCGGTCGCACGGATACATACTTAATCACTTCTGCCAGTTCCCGGTATCCGGCATGGTACCAATCGTCAGCCTTTAGCAGTGTTTGCATGCTGATCAAGTGATTGCGGCCGCCAGCTTCGTTGATGTCGAAGCGTTTCACCAACAGGCATTTTCTGGAGCCCAAAGGTAAAATCCTGGTATCGGCTGTCACTATGCCTGCACGGCGGCCTAACTCCATGGCTGCGGCCTCCAGACCCACGACGTCCAGGTGATCCCTGGTGCTGGCAAACTTTGCCAAATATGCCCCGTTTTCATCTTCAACAAGGGCTTTTGGTCTGGACCCGCCCGGCGAACTTCCAGCCTGAAACAACAAGGAAAGTTCATCGTCTGGTGCAGTTGCAGGTTCCTGCTCGAATTTCTCTGCCAACCTCACCAGTTCCTCCAGATGCCGGCTGGGGACCCCGGCCGTTTTCGATTCCGGCTGGCCCTCTTCCACATAGCTCAAGGCTCCCAAACCTTGGTGGCCCAGTAACCGCAATAACTGGGGAACACGTTGCTCTCCGCGTCCCAGCTTGTAACGACGGACCAGGAGCCTCCGCCCCCAATCATCCGGGAGACTATCTTCAAAAACGCCATGGACTCCGGCGCGGGGCCGTTCCGCATCGAAAATTTCCGTGGATAACGCTAAATGCAGGGGATCGATCGGAAATGCCCGCGGATGCCCCAAGAACTCGGCCGTGTAGCGAAACTGTCCCTTCAGCGCTCCCCGGAAATCAGGATCGTCCACAGCCAGTTCTCCGACCTTGACAGTTTCCGTTGTGGGCAGAGTCAACCATACTGTAAGAATCATGTCGTCTTCCTTCGCCTTCCTCCGGACCGTTGCCGTTTACTGCCTTTTTTCTCAAATTTCGCGAACAGGTCCTCTTTTGGAGCCAGTACATCCTGCCAGCCATCAAGGCGGTCAAGGATAAGAGAGGCTGCCAGCCAGTTGCCGATCAACGTCTGCGGGAAGCCTTTTTCCATCCTGCTGTATGACTGGCGGGTCAAGCCAAGCCTTTGCGCGAACACTTCCTGGCTCTCGTTGCGAGCCAGACGCGCTTCTCTCAACCTTTCGCCAAGCAGCTGCAGTATGGATTCAACACTATTTTTATTGTTAAACATATTTTACCTTATAGTATAAAAATAACTATAATGTAAAGAATATATTACTGAGTGAGTATCTTTCGTATCTTTGTCCTTGCGTGTATTCAGGTTTAAATTTACCGTCAATTCTTATGGCTAAGCGGGACGCCCATGCAAAATTGCGTTTTTTATTCATTTTAACTGTGGTGGAGAAATCGCATGCCTGGAAAATCAAGGATAGATGCACCGAGGGCCTTGCATCACATAATTTGTCGAAGGCGGATTGATTCGCAGCGTGGGTGGGTGGCGTGCGATAGCCGGTTTGCGACGCATGAAGATTCATGCAAAAAGCGACGAACGGATTCTTGGTGATAGCGACGTT from Desulfobacterales bacterium encodes:
- the moaC gene encoding cyclic pyranopterin monophosphate synthase MoaC translates to MSTFSHIDEKGSVRMVDVTDKGATLRVATAQAVISMSPPTFELIQNQAVKKGNVLETARIAGIMAAKKTSDLIPMCHPLNITHAVIDFFPDILKSAIRIEASMRVLGQTGVEMEALTAVSVAALTIYDMCKSHDKKMTISDILLLEKSGGKSGAFVRKKPV
- a CDS encoding YifB family Mg chelatase-like AAA ATPase, producing the protein MLAKVLSSAVLGIDAYLVEVEVDISQGLPTFTTVGLPEASVKESKERVKSAIKNSGFRFPDDRITVNLAPADIKKEGTGFDLPMALGILAATRIIPQEIISKFLIMGELSLDGRIKPVRGSLPMALAAKQAGYTGIIVPAENGREAAIVAGISVLPARTLPEVVDYFRGFKQIPPEETDVAAIFSRQDESDLDFAEVMGQDHVKRSLEVAAAGGHNLIMIGPPGSGKTMLAKRLPTILPPLTFDEAIETTKIYSVVGLLSRDQALVTKRPFRSPHHTISDAGLIGGGHIPRPGEVSLAHNGVLFLDELSEFKKPVLEVLRQPLEDLKVTISRAASSITYPASFMLVAAMNPCPCGYLSDPKHECSCTYQQIRRYRSKISGPLIDRIDIHVEVPAVPYKDLRGEAGAEPSALIRQRVNAARQRQSERFARTRIYCNAQMSSRQIKRYCPIDAASSDLLESAIDKLGLSARAFNRILKIARTIADLDGGEQITSDHVGEAIQYRSLDRGKLFI
- a CDS encoding twin-arginine translocase TatA/TatE family subunit: MFGIGMPEMLLILAIALIVIGPKKLPDLAKSIGRAFGEFKRATSELKQSIDINDDLHDVKRTFDDIDSDVRESVDFTGTPDQNTVSPAPDAIQDKKITEEKADSIPNDPTDAGVVKTETDNSAMEGKPGNER
- a CDS encoding helix-turn-helix transcriptional regulator, translated to MFNNKNSVESILQLLGERLREARLARNESQEVFAQRLGLTRQSYSRMEKGFPQTLIGNWLAASLILDRLDGWQDVLAPKEDLFAKFEKKGSKRQRSGGRRRKTT
- a CDS encoding MltA domain-containing protein, which encodes MKKEAPVTRENAMKRLKSSAFPAFMDDLDYQGMTDVILLSISYLEKVPPDREFQFGTDMYRADHLIRSFKLFQEVIENKPSAEILKKFIKKNCVVYQSVGSDDSGDVLFTGYYEPSLQGSLSQSDEFKYPLYARPDDLLTIDLSLFSTKYKGEKITGRYTGQTVIPYYDRNEIDRQHLLEGNASHVAWVKDPVDLFILHIQGSGKILLADGRSINVHYHGTNGRPYKAIGKLLIDTGKIEKSQMSVQKIRAYLHQHPEEVEAVLNYNPSYVFFKIEEDGPIGSLNVKLTPARSLAVDYRLFPLPALVFIETQKPVLNDNGEIHSWTDFTRFVVSQDTGGAIRGPGHVDLFWGNGPYAELAAGHLQHSGSLYFIVLKPDE
- a CDS encoding PilZ domain-containing protein, whose product is MTEKIFLDDQNHATFKCPKCSKSWTKDLSGFKDTNKRIQLKCKCPCGHVFPVIQERRKGLRRSVTVTGAYFHNQREIRGLITVKNISKSGVGLVLSTKQSINKGDKLQLKFNLDNARKSFVDKEGVVKKIENDYLGVEFIDEAWGEELKDYFSGD
- a CDS encoding molybdenum cofactor guanylyltransferase, with product MKPPCSGVILAGGLNTRFSGRDKALISVGQKRILDRIYEVFIQLFDEIFLVSNSPTRYLEWDLNIVSDLYPLRSSLTGIHAGLFYASNPHVFFAACDTPFLKKELIETIIDGIAPGCDAIIPEISAGMEPLCAVYAKRSLDRIEQHLAQEKLKIQLVFKKNRIKKIPEKILREKDPELISFMNINSPEDLEKAEALCDRFDAIDLISKE
- the pyrR gene encoding bifunctional pyr operon transcriptional regulator/uracil phosphoribosyltransferase PyrR yields the protein MSRNSILLDAADINRILTRMTHEILEVHRGAANLSLIGIQTRGVYLAGRIQKKIREIEGVEIPTGNMDITLYRDDWTRIGPHPIVQATEILFSVDGRQIILIDDVLFTGRTTRAAMDAVIDFGRPDRIELAVLVDRGYRELPVQANYAGKFIETQRTDTINVLLSEYDGEDRVVIERSGSE
- a CDS encoding molybdenum cofactor biosynthesis protein MoaB, with protein sequence MGTKEHKAKVPKNIRVGVITVSSTRSLSDDKSGQWISKQARKEGNEVVLHQVIPDEAVTISRTVVNAIRDHAPQVLILTGGTGISTQDVTIEAVRPFFDKELTAFGTLFTLLSFEEIDSAAILSRATAGLVGKTVIFCMPGSLKACKLACKNLIFPELGHLVKHVEQG
- a CDS encoding type II toxin-antitoxin system HipA family toxin, encoding MILTVWLTLPTTETVKVGELAVDDPDFRGALKGQFRYTAEFLGHPRAFPIDPLHLALSTEIFDAERPRAGVHGVFEDSLPDDWGRRLLVRRYKLGRGEQRVPQLLRLLGHQGLGALSYVEEGQPESKTAGVPSRHLEELVRLAEKFEQEPATAPDDELSLLFQAGSSPGGSRPKALVEDENGAYLAKFASTRDHLDVVGLEAAAMELGRRAGIVTADTRILPLGSRKCLLVKRFDINEAGGRNHLISMQTLLKADDWYHAGYRELAEVIKYVSVRPGPDLQRLYRQLLFNVMIGNTDDHLKNFLMLHDDEGWRLSPAFDLVPNIGFNQEHVLRIGLDNRPAGLKTLLAEAKHFGIKRRQQALDIIKEVHEIVTTWPDVFSMYNVPGKDAKVIGKDITHRCSRINKYPV
- the tatC gene encoding twin-arginine translocase subunit TatC; translation: MKDDDKLPFTAHLDELRKRLITCFAAVGIGFLISYGFKEKLFYILTRPLISVMQPGDKLIFTGLPEAFFTYLKVSFLFGLILSAPVILYQFWMFVAPGLYKNERHLLLPIVFLSSFFFIGGALFGYFIVFPLGFKFFLGFATDTIKPLPAMREYLSFSSKLLLAFGLVFELPLVITFLSRMGLVTVDFLKKNRKYAILLFFVAAAILTPPDVVTQVMMALPLMLLYEISIIGARIFAHKKPAKEKPAA